A region of the Oscillospiraceae bacterium genome:
CAGACTCTCTGACTATAAGTCCGTTTTCTTCCATACGCTTTAAAATAGATGTGGCAGTGGACCTTCTTATAGAAAATTCTTTTTCAAGATCCTTTTGAAAAACATCTATCTCTTCACGCTCAATAAGATACCTTAAAACCCACCCGTGAGTGCCTGTAAGATTTTCAAGCTTTTTGCCGTATACTGAGCTGTCAAGCTTTCTTTTTATAAGGTTTGAAAGACATTTTACTTCTTTTCCCACAGCTTTATTGTGCAATATATCCTCTCCCTTACAATGTTTTGTTAGTTAACTAACATTGTATCAAATGTCATTTTTTTGTCAATACTCTCAGTGTAATATTCTTAGATTTTTAACACTTTTTTAAAAAGCTTAATTTATTACCAAAATTTGATTGTTCAACTCATTTAAAATAGATTGATTTTTATTACTTTTTTAGTTTAAATATATGAAAAAATATATTTTTTTAAAAAACATCTTCTTTTTTTCATTATTTTATGTTAAAATTGATTTTGAGTGAAAAAAGCTCTTAG
Encoded here:
- a CDS encoding MarR family transcriptional regulator, which codes for MLHNKAVGKEVKCLSNLIKRKLDSSVYGKKLENLTGTHGWVLRYLIEREEIDVFQKDLEKEFSIRRSTATSILKRMEENGLIVRESVDYDARLKKLKLTPKAYEIHTGIVNEIKNLENVLKKDISQQELETFFSVIDKIKKNIL